The following are encoded in a window of Meiothermus sp. CFH 77666 genomic DNA:
- a CDS encoding MoxR family ATPase produces MSQAEINPLLTTVEGIQAVLRERNYIADLPMATALRLVMALRKPLLVEGPAGVGKTQVAKTLAEVLDTKLIRLQCYEGLDTAQALYEWNYPKQMLHIRLTEHTGASVAEREAQIFSEAYLLRRPLLEAISQDKPPVLLIDEIDRTDEEFEAFLLELLAEFQVTIPELGTLKATHRPYVILTSNRSRELSDALRRRCLYLWQNYPSFEKEVEIIRTKLPGINERLAQKIATVVAHLRELPLNKAPGVAESLDWAEALVSLHKESLDMHILEQTWGVILKDKDDLTLVEAHKQRIAELVA; encoded by the coding sequence ATGAGCCAGGCCGAAATTAACCCCCTGCTCACCACCGTCGAGGGCATCCAGGCCGTTCTGCGCGAACGAAACTACATCGCCGACCTGCCCATGGCCACCGCCCTGCGGCTGGTGATGGCGCTACGCAAACCCCTGCTGGTAGAAGGCCCCGCCGGGGTTGGCAAGACCCAGGTAGCCAAAACCCTGGCCGAGGTGCTGGATACCAAGCTTATTCGCTTGCAGTGCTACGAGGGGCTGGACACCGCCCAGGCCCTCTACGAGTGGAACTACCCCAAACAGATGCTGCACATCCGCCTGACCGAGCATACAGGAGCAAGCGTAGCGGAGCGAGAAGCCCAGATTTTCAGCGAGGCCTATCTGCTGCGACGCCCGTTGCTCGAGGCCATCTCGCAGGACAAGCCCCCGGTGTTGTTGATTGACGAAATTGACCGCACCGACGAAGAGTTCGAGGCTTTTTTGCTGGAGCTACTGGCCGAGTTCCAGGTCACCATCCCCGAGCTGGGCACCCTCAAGGCCACCCACCGGCCCTACGTGATTCTGACCTCCAACCGCAGCCGGGAGCTATCCGACGCCCTGCGGCGGCGCTGCTTGTACCTGTGGCAAAACTACCCCAGCTTCGAGAAGGAGGTGGAGATCATCCGTACCAAGCTGCCGGGTATCAACGAGCGGCTGGCCCAGAAGATCGCCACTGTGGTCGCCCATCTGCGCGAACTTCCCCTGAACAAAGCCCCCGGCGTAGCCGAGAGCCTGGACTGGGCCGAAGCCCTGGTCTCCTTGCACAAGGAGTCGCTGGATATGCACATCCTGGAGCAGACCTGGGGCGTGATTCTCAAGGATAAAGACGACCTGACCCTGGTAGAGGCCCACAAGCAGCGCATTGCCGAGCTGGTGGCCTAG
- a CDS encoding VWA domain-containing protein: protein MSTSAEPLQFPYGSLPENLIAFTEHLRHTTQRFNLGPGEVQDALEALGAINLGSLQEVRQALKLVLCSNLEQERVFDDLFFQFFLPSRKRVGAQPNSHKASPGSQGETGQKSQPARNTPSENLLDPKSPLAQGKAKLAEDSDKSDWAAPLLKAMFSRTAGSETPEVEIPQQDLDEMLQAATQLINQVRLGRSRRWVSTPKGTRFHFRRTLRKALHTGGDPLYPAWQRHPKRQPRFVFVLDGSRSMQSYSDRLLQFAFALRMRCNRVEVFVFSTSLKRITRQLEKAGNLSERPRLSRLGQAWGGGTQIGENLLYLEQKYGGLIRGDSIVIVASDGLDTGAPEVLDYALRQIYHRSAALIWLNPLLKYDGYNPHANCMKAALPYLDRFCAAHTPKEYAQLTHRLRLRK from the coding sequence ATGTCCACCTCCGCTGAACCCCTACAGTTCCCGTATGGCAGTCTGCCCGAGAATCTGATTGCCTTTACCGAACACCTGCGGCACACCACCCAGCGCTTCAATCTCGGCCCAGGGGAGGTGCAGGATGCCTTGGAGGCGCTGGGAGCCATCAACCTGGGCAGCCTGCAGGAGGTGCGTCAGGCTCTCAAGCTGGTGCTTTGCAGCAACCTCGAGCAAGAACGGGTCTTTGACGACCTGTTTTTCCAGTTTTTTCTTCCCAGCCGCAAACGAGTCGGGGCCCAGCCCAACTCCCACAAGGCGAGCCCCGGCAGCCAGGGCGAGACCGGCCAAAAAAGCCAGCCCGCCCGCAACACCCCCTCCGAAAACCTTCTCGACCCAAAGAGCCCATTGGCGCAGGGCAAAGCCAAGTTAGCTGAAGACTCCGATAAGAGCGACTGGGCCGCCCCTCTGCTCAAGGCCATGTTCAGCCGCACAGCGGGCAGCGAAACCCCGGAGGTGGAGATCCCTCAGCAAGACCTGGATGAAATGCTCCAGGCTGCAACGCAACTGATTAATCAGGTCAGGCTGGGCCGGAGCCGCCGCTGGGTTAGCACCCCCAAGGGCACTCGTTTCCACTTTCGACGCACCCTGCGCAAAGCTCTCCACACCGGGGGCGACCCCCTTTATCCAGCCTGGCAACGCCATCCCAAACGCCAGCCTCGTTTTGTGTTTGTGCTGGACGGAAGCCGCTCAATGCAGTCCTACTCCGACCGGCTCTTGCAATTTGCATTTGCCCTGCGTATGCGCTGTAACCGGGTCGAGGTTTTTGTCTTTTCTACCAGCCTAAAGCGCATTACCCGGCAGCTCGAGAAAGCGGGAAACCTATCCGAACGCCCCAGGCTCAGTCGGCTGGGCCAGGCCTGGGGAGGTGGAACCCAGATCGGGGAGAACCTGCTCTACCTGGAGCAAAAGTACGGCGGCCTGATCCGGGGCGATAGCATCGTGATTGTTGCCAGCGATGGCCTGGACACCGGAGCACCGGAAGTACTGGACTACGCGCTGCGGCAAATTTATCACCGTAGCGCAGCCTTGATCTGGCTGAACCCACTGCTAAAGTACGACGGCTACAACCCCCACGCCAACTGCATGAAGGCCGCCCTCCCCTACCTGGACAGGTTCTGCGCCGCCCACACCCCTAAGGAATACGCCCAGCTCACCCACCGCTTGCGGCTGCGAAAATAG
- a CDS encoding aldehyde dehydrogenase family protein, producing MQTYKSKYGNTLEIGHLIGGEEVFEGRLLERHNPADRADLTARFPEGTKDTLRKAARAAQKAFLDWSRTPAPVRGGVLMNLAGVLTREKDTLVRLMVREVGKTFKEAGGDVQEAIDTAIFFASEGRRLYGQTVPSEMKQKELFTFRRPIGVVGMITAGNFPIAVPSWKLIPAILTGNTVVWKPSDDSPALSYVFVKLFEEAGLPPGVINVVFGEGKESTGQWLVELMDEGLLNKFAFTGSTAVGRWIGEVAGRNLLRPTLELGGKNPLVVLRDTDLELAVEGAWWSAFATGGQRCTSAGNIIVDAPIYDEFKKRFLEKAEATVVGNPLEHPEVTYGPFINTRLYERWIEHYSWGQQDGATLLFGKARITASNPYPYFKGDPEAGYFGWPTVWEARPGMKQFEQEIFGPTINLVRVEGLDEAIQAANAHPYGLSSALYTNRRDWAYRFKNEIKAGMTSINNSTVGAEAHLPFGGVRGSGNGARESGIWVIEEYTYWQAVNEEYSGKLQLAQMDTAYTQPQPPTDWAKLLEG from the coding sequence ATGCAAACGTATAAAAGCAAATATGGCAACACGTTGGAGATAGGCCACCTAATCGGCGGTGAGGAGGTATTTGAAGGCAGGCTCCTCGAGCGCCACAACCCTGCCGACCGGGCCGACCTGACCGCTCGCTTCCCGGAAGGAACCAAGGATACTTTGCGAAAAGCCGCCAGGGCAGCGCAAAAAGCCTTCCTGGACTGGTCGCGTACCCCAGCCCCCGTGCGCGGGGGCGTACTGATGAACCTGGCCGGGGTGCTGACCCGCGAAAAAGACACCCTGGTGCGGCTGATGGTACGCGAGGTGGGCAAAACCTTCAAAGAGGCCGGTGGTGACGTTCAAGAAGCCATTGATACGGCCATCTTCTTCGCCTCGGAAGGGCGCAGGCTCTATGGCCAGACCGTGCCTAGCGAGATGAAGCAGAAGGAACTCTTTACCTTCCGGCGTCCCATTGGCGTGGTGGGCATGATTACGGCGGGCAATTTTCCCATTGCAGTACCGTCCTGGAAGCTGATTCCGGCCATCCTCACCGGCAACACGGTGGTCTGGAAGCCCTCCGACGACTCGCCTGCGCTTTCCTACGTGTTTGTCAAGCTCTTCGAGGAAGCCGGACTGCCGCCGGGGGTCATCAATGTGGTGTTTGGTGAGGGCAAGGAATCTACGGGGCAGTGGCTGGTAGAGCTGATGGACGAAGGGTTGCTGAACAAATTTGCCTTCACCGGCAGTACGGCGGTAGGGCGCTGGATTGGCGAGGTGGCGGGCCGCAACCTGCTGCGCCCGACCCTCGAGCTCGGCGGTAAAAACCCCCTGGTGGTACTGCGCGACACTGACCTCGAGCTGGCCGTGGAGGGGGCCTGGTGGAGTGCCTTTGCCACCGGTGGGCAGCGCTGCACCAGCGCGGGCAATATTATTGTGGACGCCCCCATCTACGACGAGTTCAAAAAGCGCTTCCTGGAAAAGGCCGAGGCCACCGTAGTGGGGAACCCCCTCGAGCATCCCGAGGTGACCTATGGCCCCTTCATTAACACCCGGCTCTACGAGCGCTGGATCGAGCACTACTCCTGGGGGCAGCAAGACGGTGCTACGCTTCTATTTGGTAAGGCCCGGATTACCGCTTCAAACCCCTATCCTTACTTCAAGGGCGATCCCGAGGCGGGCTATTTCGGCTGGCCAACGGTGTGGGAGGCCCGGCCCGGCATGAAGCAGTTTGAGCAGGAGATCTTTGGCCCTACCATCAACCTGGTGCGGGTAGAAGGGCTGGACGAAGCCATCCAGGCCGCCAACGCTCACCCCTACGGCCTTTCCAGCGCGCTCTACACCAACCGCCGCGACTGGGCCTACCGCTTCAAGAATGAAATCAAAGCCGGGATGACCAGCATCAACAACTCCACTGTGGGCGCCGAAGCCCACCTGCCCTTTGGCGGGGTGCGCGGCAGCGGGAACGGAGCCCGCGAAAGCGGTATCTGGGTGATCGAGGAGTACACCTACTGGCAGGCCGTCAACGAGGAGTATTCGGGCAAACTCCAGCTCGCCCAGATGGACACTGCCTATACCCAGCCCCAGCCCCCAACTGACTGGGCCAAGTTGCTGGAAGGCTAG
- the coaD gene encoding pantetheine-phosphate adenylyltransferase yields MHVVYPGSFDPLHNGHFDVIQRASRHFTRVTVAVLENPSKRGLWLFSPQERVEIIRQAVATARMTNVEVDSFSGLLVEYMKRINSKVIVKGLRAVSDYENELQMAHLNRQYGNHPETFFIMAATRWSFVSSTMVKEIARYGGDVSKLVPPATVEALRAKLNSVER; encoded by the coding sequence ATGCACGTAGTCTATCCCGGCAGTTTCGACCCCTTGCACAACGGGCACTTCGACGTGATTCAGCGGGCCTCGAGGCATTTCACCAGGGTAACGGTGGCGGTGCTCGAGAACCCCTCCAAGCGGGGACTGTGGCTATTTTCCCCACAGGAGCGGGTTGAAATTATCCGACAGGCGGTGGCTACGGCTCGAATGACCAATGTAGAGGTGGATAGCTTTAGCGGGCTTTTGGTGGAGTACATGAAGCGGATTAATTCCAAGGTCATCGTCAAGGGGCTGAGGGCTGTATCCGACTACGAAAACGAGCTCCAGATGGCCCACCTCAACCGGCAGTACGGCAACCACCCCGAAACGTTTTTTATCATGGCAGCTACCCGGTGGTCGTTTGTTTCCTCCACCATGGTCAAAGAAATTGCCCGCTACGGGGGAGATGTCTCCAAATTGGTACCGCCAGCCACCGTTGAGGCCCTGCGGGCCAAGCTCAACTCTGTGGAGAGGTGA
- a CDS encoding RsmD family RNA methyltransferase — MLRILGGAAKGVALKVPESARPSPVRLRKALFDYLRFRYPRRGSFLDLYAGSGAIGLEAASEGFETTLVEKDRQAIQYLRENASKARLKVRIEGVAVERYLQDAKRRGQHFTVAFMAPPYPHDLLQDFERLLEARIVEPDGLYILQHPSDLTLPMGERREYGFNTLTIVEAETVG; from the coding sequence GTGTTGCGTATTCTGGGTGGAGCAGCGAAAGGGGTTGCGCTAAAGGTGCCGGAATCGGCGAGACCCAGCCCGGTGCGGCTGCGCAAGGCCCTGTTTGACTATTTGCGTTTTCGTTATCCCCGCAGGGGCAGCTTTCTGGATTTGTACGCAGGCAGCGGTGCGATAGGCCTCGAGGCCGCCTCGGAGGGTTTTGAAACCACCCTGGTGGAAAAAGACCGCCAGGCCATTCAGTACCTGCGTGAGAATGCCAGCAAAGCCCGCCTCAAAGTTCGGATTGAAGGGGTGGCGGTGGAGCGTTATTTGCAGGATGCAAAGCGGCGCGGCCAGCACTTCACGGTGGCCTTTATGGCACCGCCCTATCCCCACGACCTTCTGCAGGACTTTGAGCGGCTGCTCGAGGCGCGGATTGTTGAACCGGATGGCCTCTACATTTTGCAGCATCCCTCCGACCTGACCCTGCCCATGGGTGAGCGCCGGGAGTACGGTTTCAATACCCTTACCATCGTCGAGGCCGAAACGGTCGGATGA
- a CDS encoding G8 domain-containing protein: protein MLKPFLWLFLLTALAACNGNSESITPPGGPTPTRSGLWSDPNIWPSKKVPAEREVVSIPPDLAVTLDVSPPPLKGLTVYGVLRFDDKDLELKADWIMVHGRLEIGTPNQPFRRRAVITLTGNNPAEDQMGMGTKVLGVMRGILELHGEPRKGWTRLAQTAAKGATQITVLDARDWRVGDQIVIASTDFDPRQAEVKTITAIAGNTLTLDSALKYPHFGSVTFDVDQRAEVGLLSRNVRIQGDESSANTGFGGHIMGMMGSFMRVSGVELFRMGQLDQLARYPFHWHLMGESPGQYIKNSSIHQSFNRCVTVHGTSQVEVVGNVAYNNIGHCYFLEDGAESKNLIEGNLGIWTRKPDTSKGQKGVIPTDRTPATFWITHPNNIVRNNVAAGSEHTGFWYALPENPTGPSATTTIWPRRTPLGEFSGNVAHSNWDGLMVDRGPNKNTLESETTIYNPRTNPADAQNQWDNTKNPPVVAEFKNFTGYKNRGNAIWLRGTNHKVTGARLSDNAIGVTFASWETTLEDSLIVGDSDNKGFPESWEFRGADGRSLPRPWAISNGGPIQDNFPIRGFEFYDGKIGFRNVQFVNFQPLPIQNAQGGQSAIREAGAMSYLRFTDFSIDSRNFAEGAHFTNAKPVYLPPRPEPTPEEIANDDTSDGYRGSVFVDADGSVSGKRGHAVVLNTPFLLDTNCEIRSEWNAGICNYSYGRLYIYNESGGGIAPVSLTRNDGSNRVFRMWGTPKGGDNTQFGATVFKGRSYNLGVSGSMPARLKLRFDNSLPGEFVIVAMPYSGEPFIYRDYWIDNRNKLPRAASRAEFDSSNGDRYWSEGGSVFVKLVVRDQPGRDWAVLDICRNDLCR from the coding sequence ATGCTGAAACCTTTTCTGTGGCTATTTCTTCTTACCGCCCTGGCCGCGTGCAACGGCAACAGTGAAAGCATTACGCCCCCGGGTGGGCCTACCCCCACCCGCTCGGGGCTCTGGTCAGACCCCAACATCTGGCCGAGCAAGAAGGTGCCTGCTGAAAGAGAAGTGGTCAGCATCCCACCCGATCTAGCCGTAACCCTGGACGTAAGCCCGCCGCCCTTGAAGGGGCTAACGGTTTACGGGGTTCTTAGATTTGACGACAAGGATCTGGAGCTCAAAGCCGACTGGATTATGGTGCACGGAAGGTTGGAAATTGGAACCCCCAACCAGCCTTTTCGACGTCGTGCGGTAATTACCCTCACCGGCAACAATCCGGCCGAAGATCAGATGGGCATGGGCACCAAGGTTCTCGGGGTGATGAGGGGCATCCTCGAGCTTCACGGTGAACCGCGCAAGGGCTGGACCAGACTGGCCCAAACAGCCGCCAAAGGCGCGACCCAGATCACGGTACTGGACGCCAGGGACTGGCGGGTAGGGGATCAGATTGTGATCGCCTCAACCGACTTTGACCCCCGACAGGCGGAGGTCAAGACCATTACGGCCATCGCTGGCAATACCCTCACCCTCGACTCTGCCCTCAAGTACCCACACTTTGGCAGCGTCACCTTCGATGTTGATCAGCGGGCAGAAGTGGGCCTGCTCTCCAGAAACGTGCGGATACAAGGGGATGAGTCCTCCGCCAACACCGGATTCGGTGGGCACATCATGGGTATGATGGGCAGTTTTATGCGGGTTTCGGGGGTCGAGCTGTTCCGCATGGGCCAGCTTGACCAGCTCGCACGCTACCCCTTTCACTGGCACCTGATGGGCGAATCGCCGGGCCAGTACATCAAAAACAGCTCCATTCATCAAAGCTTCAACCGCTGCGTTACCGTACACGGAACCAGCCAGGTAGAGGTTGTGGGCAACGTTGCGTACAACAATATCGGTCACTGCTATTTCCTGGAAGATGGCGCCGAAAGCAAAAACCTCATTGAGGGCAATCTGGGTATATGGACCCGCAAGCCCGACACTTCCAAAGGGCAAAAAGGGGTCATTCCCACCGATCGCACTCCGGCTACTTTCTGGATAACGCACCCCAACAACATCGTTCGCAACAATGTGGCGGCTGGCTCGGAACACACCGGCTTTTGGTATGCCCTGCCCGAAAACCCCACCGGCCCCTCGGCCACCACCACCATCTGGCCCCGTCGCACCCCGCTGGGCGAGTTCTCGGGCAACGTGGCCCACTCCAACTGGGACGGCCTGATGGTAGACCGCGGCCCCAATAAAAACACCCTGGAATCCGAAACCACCATCTACAACCCCCGCACCAACCCCGCGGATGCACAGAACCAGTGGGACAACACCAAAAACCCCCCAGTGGTGGCGGAATTCAAGAACTTCACCGGCTACAAAAACCGCGGCAATGCCATCTGGCTGCGCGGCACCAACCACAAAGTCACCGGGGCCCGGCTTTCCGACAACGCTATCGGGGTCACCTTCGCCTCCTGGGAGACCACCCTCGAGGACTCGCTGATAGTAGGTGACAGCGACAATAAAGGCTTCCCCGAGAGCTGGGAGTTCCGCGGCGCGGATGGTCGCAGCCTGCCCCGGCCCTGGGCCATAAGCAACGGAGGCCCTATCCAGGACAACTTTCCCATCCGTGGCTTCGAGTTTTACGATGGCAAGATCGGCTTCCGCAATGTTCAGTTTGTGAACTTCCAACCCCTGCCAATCCAGAATGCCCAGGGCGGCCAGAGCGCAATTCGCGAGGCCGGGGCCATGAGCTACCTGCGCTTTACCGATTTTTCCATTGACAGCCGCAACTTTGCCGAAGGGGCCCACTTTACCAATGCGAAGCCGGTCTACCTGCCGCCGCGCCCTGAGCCCACCCCGGAGGAGATCGCCAACGACGATACCTCCGACGGCTACCGGGGTAGTGTGTTTGTAGATGCCGACGGCTCGGTGAGTGGGAAACGTGGCCATGCCGTTGTGCTGAATACGCCCTTCCTGCTGGACACTAACTGTGAAATTCGCTCTGAGTGGAACGCTGGCATCTGCAACTACAGCTACGGGCGGCTTTACATCTACAACGAAAGCGGGGGCGGCATCGCCCCGGTCTCGCTCACCCGCAACGACGGTAGCAATCGCGTTTTCCGGATGTGGGGCACACCCAAAGGCGGCGACAACACCCAATTCGGGGCTACCGTATTCAAGGGCCGCAGTTATAACCTGGGCGTTTCCGGCAGCATGCCCGCCAGGCTCAAGCTGCGGTTTGACAATAGCCTGCCGGGAGAGTTCGTTATCGTGGCTATGCCTTACAGTGGGGAACCCTTCATCTACCGCGACTACTGGATAGACAACCGCAACAAACTGCCCCGCGCAGCCTCCAGGGCCGAGTTTGATAGCAGCAATGGAGACCGCTACTGGAGCGAAGGCGGAAGTGTGTTTGTGAAGTTGGTAGTACGTGATCAACCAGGCCGCGACTGGGCTGTGCTGGATATTTGCCGTAACGACCTGTGCAGGTGA
- the ligA gene encoding NAD-dependent DNA ligase LigA, protein MSTPKQRIAELREQIRYHNYRYFVLDDPEISDAEYDRLLRELKELEEAHPELVTPDSPTQTVGSLLYETTFEAVPHPTRMYSLGNAFGPEDIQDFEASINRALGSAEPREYVLEYKIDGLSVNLIYRNGLLRRGLTRGDGAVGEDITPNLLTIADIPRELPEPLSLEVRGEIYLPIQAFLDLNARLEEEGAAPFKNPRNAAAGSLRQKDPRVSASRGLRGLFYGVGRPETFGVATQRDLLEKLGQLGFSVEPHYRVVRGVEGVQEGYRAMLAQRRKLPFEADGVTVKLNNLALWSELGYTAKTPRFAIAYKFPAEEKPTRVVNVVFQVGRTGRVTPVAELEPISLDGSTVSRVTLHNESFVQELGLRIGDTVLVHKSGGVIPEVLRVITEAPRGHTPVEWPRHCPECQSELVLSGKIHLCPNPLCPAKAFESIRHFASRRAMDIQGLGEKLIEQLLGAGLVRDAADLYRLRKEDLTALERMAEKSAQNLLNQIESSKSRGLERLLFALGIPQVGEATARALARRFGHLDKILSATVEELDAVPDIAEVTAQAIHNALAKPEMRRFIERLRAAGVSFEARERQKSNALEGLTFVLTGELSRPRDEVARELEALGAKVSGSVSKKTSYVVAGPGAGSKRAKAQELGIPILDESGLAALLQEKTLMD, encoded by the coding sequence TGTACTCGACGACCCGGAGATTTCCGATGCCGAATATGACCGCCTGTTACGTGAACTGAAAGAACTCGAGGAAGCGCATCCAGAGCTGGTAACCCCAGACTCGCCTACCCAGACCGTGGGGAGCTTGCTCTACGAGACCACCTTTGAAGCCGTGCCCCACCCCACCCGAATGTACTCCTTGGGGAACGCTTTTGGCCCTGAGGACATCCAGGACTTTGAGGCCAGCATCAACCGCGCCCTGGGCAGCGCAGAACCCCGAGAATATGTTTTGGAGTACAAGATTGACGGTCTTTCGGTTAATCTAATCTACCGCAATGGCCTGCTGCGGCGGGGTCTGACCCGTGGCGATGGCGCAGTAGGAGAGGACATTACCCCAAACCTACTCACCATTGCCGACATCCCTCGAGAGCTGCCTGAACCCTTGAGCCTCGAGGTTCGGGGTGAAATCTACTTACCCATTCAAGCCTTCCTGGATTTGAACGCCAGACTGGAAGAGGAGGGTGCAGCCCCTTTCAAGAACCCCCGCAACGCTGCGGCGGGCAGCCTGCGTCAAAAAGACCCCCGGGTCAGCGCTAGCCGGGGCTTGCGGGGTTTGTTTTATGGGGTGGGAAGGCCCGAGACCTTTGGGGTGGCCACCCAGCGGGATTTGCTGGAAAAACTTGGCCAACTCGGCTTTTCGGTGGAGCCTCACTACCGGGTGGTGCGGGGGGTGGAGGGGGTTCAGGAGGGGTATCGGGCCATGCTGGCCCAGCGCCGCAAGCTGCCTTTTGAAGCCGACGGGGTGACGGTCAAACTCAATAACCTGGCGCTCTGGTCGGAACTCGGCTATACCGCCAAAACCCCCCGCTTTGCCATTGCCTACAAGTTCCCTGCCGAGGAGAAGCCCACACGGGTGGTGAATGTGGTTTTTCAGGTAGGGCGCACGGGGCGGGTCACGCCGGTAGCGGAACTCGAGCCCATCTCGCTGGATGGCTCCACCGTTAGCCGGGTTACGCTTCACAACGAAAGCTTTGTGCAGGAGCTGGGCCTGCGGATTGGCGACACGGTGCTTGTGCACAAGTCCGGCGGGGTGATTCCCGAGGTGCTCCGGGTCATCACCGAAGCGCCCAGGGGCCATACACCTGTGGAATGGCCCCGCCACTGTCCGGAGTGCCAGAGCGAGCTAGTGCTGTCCGGCAAGATTCACCTGTGCCCCAACCCCTTATGCCCGGCCAAGGCCTTTGAGTCTATCCGCCACTTTGCGAGCCGCCGGGCCATGGACATCCAGGGCCTGGGGGAAAAGCTTATCGAGCAGCTGCTGGGGGCTGGCCTGGTCAGGGATGCTGCCGACCTGTATCGGCTTCGCAAGGAGGACTTAACTGCCCTCGAGCGCATGGCGGAGAAAAGCGCCCAGAACCTGCTGAATCAGATTGAGAGCAGCAAAAGCCGGGGCCTCGAGCGGCTGTTATTTGCCCTGGGCATCCCGCAGGTGGGCGAGGCTACCGCCAGGGCCCTGGCCAGGCGCTTTGGCCATCTGGACAAAATCCTCTCCGCCACCGTAGAGGAGCTCGACGCCGTGCCGGACATTGCCGAGGTCACCGCCCAGGCTATCCACAATGCCCTTGCCAAACCCGAGATGCGTCGTTTTATTGAGCGCCTGCGGGCCGCCGGGGTTAGTTTTGAGGCCAGAGAGAGGCAAAAAAGCAACGCCCTTGAGGGGCTGACCTTTGTGCTTACCGGAGAACTGTCTCGCCCCCGGGATGAGGTGGCGCGCGAACTGGAGGCCCTTGGCGCCAAAGTGTCCGGCTCGGTCAGCAAGAAAACCAGCTATGTGGTAGCGGGGCCGGGTGCGGGCTCAAAACGTGCCAAAGCCCAAGAGTTGGGGATTCCCATACTGGATGAGAGTGGTCTGGCCGCGTTGCTCCAGGAAAAAACCCTGATGGATTAG